Proteins from one Nerophis lumbriciformis linkage group LG08, RoL_Nlum_v2.1, whole genome shotgun sequence genomic window:
- the six6a gene encoding homeobox protein SIX6a — translation MFQLPILNFSPQQVAGVCETLEESGDVGRLGRFLWSLPVAPAACEVLNKNESVLRARAVVAFHTGNFRELYHILENNKFTKESHSKLQALWLEAHYQEAEKLRGRPLGPVDKYRVRKKFPLPRTIWDGEQKTHCFKERTRHLLREWYLQDPYPNPTKKRELAQATGLTPTQVGNWFKNRRQRDRAAAAKNRLQQQVLSGGSVRSLADEDGTVDRLGNSSSPEASLSSKAAASAISITSSDSECDI, via the exons ATGTTTCAGCTGCCCATCTTGAATTTCAGCCCCCAGCAGGTCGCCGGGGTGTGCGAGACTCTGGAGGAGAGCGGCGACGTGGGTCGCCTCGGCCGCTTCCTGTGGTCGCTGCCCGTCGCCCCGGCGGCCTGCGAGGTCCTCAACAAGAACGAGTCGGTGCTGAGGGCCCGGGCCGTCGTCGCCTTCCACACCGGCAATTTCCGCGAACTCTACCACATCCTGGAGAACAACAAGTTCACCAAAGAGTCGCACAGCAAACTGCAGGCGCTGTGGCTGGAAGCGCATTACCAGGAGGCCGAGAAGCTGCGCGGACGCCCGCTGGGGCCGGTCGACAAATATCGGGTGCGGAAGAAGTTCCCGTTACCCAGGACCATCTGGGATGGAGAGCAGAAAACGCACTGCTTCAAGGAGCGGACCCGGCACTTGTTACGAGAATGGTACTTGCAGGACCCCTACCCCAACCCCACTAAAAAACGGGAGCTCGCTCAGGCTACTGGACTCACACCCACACAGGTCGGAAACTGGTTCAAAAACCGAAGACAACGAGACAGAGCCGCCGCTGCCAAGAACCG GCTCCAGCAGCAGGTCCTGTCCGGCGGCTCTGTTCGCTCCCTGGCGGACGAGGACGGCACCGTGGACCGTCTGGGGAACTCGTCCAGTCCAGAGGCGAGCCTGTCCAGCAAAGCGGCGGCCTCGGCCATTTCCATCACCTCCAGCGACAGTGAATGTGACATCTGA